A DNA window from Nitrospira sp. contains the following coding sequences:
- a CDS encoding hypothetical protein (Evidence 5 : Unknown function; MaGe:77309532), which produces MTKHVERSERIDPASTDCVSGTTLNFGYGDILSDHFKVLYITAIDHPQPESASAPY; this is translated from the coding sequence ATGACCAAGCACGTGGAACGTTCAGAGAGGATAGATCCTGCATCAACAGACTGTGTCAGTGGGACGACACTGAATTTTGGCTATGGTGATATTCTGAGCGACCATTTTAAAGTTTTGTACATCACAGCCATTGACCATCCTCAACCAGAATCCGCGTCAGCACCATACTGA
- a CDS encoding conserved exported protein of unknown function (Evidence 4 : Unknown function but conserved in other organisms; MaGe:77309524), which produces MRFSAVLLIGCLSALTGCSASNPYLEASLKPAELQGKDKAWFEKNWGTPDGKAPRFFGGETWTYYRIAGGKSGLPLFNFSPNQCQILLKFDKEEKLSDYSYSGC; this is translated from the coding sequence ATGCGTTTCTCTGCTGTGCTCTTAATCGGCTGCTTATCGGCTCTGACCGGCTGCAGCGCGAGCAACCCTTACCTCGAAGCGTCGCTCAAACCGGCCGAGCTCCAAGGAAAAGACAAAGCCTGGTTTGAGAAAAACTGGGGGACGCCCGATGGAAAAGCGCCTCGCTTCTTCGGCGGCGAAACCTGGACGTACTACCGCATCGCCGGCGGAAAGTCCGGCCTTCCCCTCTTTAATTTCTCACCGAACCAATGTCAGATCTTGCTGAAATTCGACAAGGAAGAAAAGTTGTCGGACTACAGCTACTCAGGCTGCTAG
- a CDS encoding putative transaldolase (Evidence 3 : Putative function from multiple computational evidences; MaGe:77309523) yields MKFYLDTANVKEIQEAANLGLLDGVTTNPSLVVKEGRSFKEVLVEICNIVDGPVSAEVVSVEADAMVKEGKELAKIHKNIVVKVPLIAEGLKATKRMAAEGIKVNVTLCFSPTQALLAAKAGAWCVSPFIGRLDDISSNGMELIRQILTIYKNYDYKTFVLVASVRHPQHVVEAALAGGHICTMPFSIYQQMIKHPLTDSGLKKFLADWDAQGKK; encoded by the coding sequence ATGAAATTCTATCTCGATACGGCGAATGTGAAAGAGATTCAGGAAGCGGCCAATCTTGGGTTGCTCGACGGGGTGACGACCAATCCCTCGCTGGTGGTGAAGGAAGGCCGCAGTTTCAAGGAAGTGCTGGTCGAAATTTGTAACATCGTCGATGGGCCGGTCAGCGCGGAAGTTGTTAGCGTCGAAGCGGATGCCATGGTGAAGGAAGGAAAAGAGCTGGCCAAGATCCACAAGAATATCGTGGTCAAGGTTCCGCTCATTGCAGAAGGATTGAAGGCGACCAAGCGGATGGCCGCTGAAGGCATCAAGGTGAACGTCACGCTGTGCTTCTCGCCTACCCAAGCATTGCTTGCGGCGAAAGCTGGAGCCTGGTGCGTGTCGCCCTTCATCGGGCGTCTCGACGATATCAGTTCCAATGGCATGGAGCTGATCCGTCAAATTCTGACGATCTATAAAAATTATGACTACAAGACATTCGTCTTAGTGGCGAGCGTGCGTCATCCGCAGCATGTCGTGGAAGCGGCGCTGGCCGGCGGACATATCTGCACGATGCCGTTCAGCATCTATCAGCAGATGATCAAGCACCCTCTGACCGATAGCGGACTGAAGAAATTTTTGGCCGACTGGGATGCCCAGGGGAAAAAATAG
- a CDS encoding hypothetical protein (Evidence 5 : Unknown function; MaGe:77309529), whose translation MKPAVTKLADVPRTAVLYGPSCYRMISHTSDQLVICCDACDHSFSQSPSSSDLPPEN comes from the coding sequence ATGAAACCCGCGGTGACGAAGTTGGCGGACGTACCTCGGACTGCCGTCTTGTACGGCCCCTCCTGCTATCGCATGATCAGCCATACCAGCGACCAACTCGTCATTTGTTGCGACGCCTGCGACCACAGCTTCTCGCAATCTCCCTCTTCGTCTGACCTTCCCCCCGAAAACTAG
- a CDS encoding transposase (MaGe:77309533): MKRTRRNHGATFKAQVALAAVKGDKTLAELAEQFGVHPTQITEWKQQLLARAADVFGGTKPTADTPDLKTLHAKIGQLALENDFLAGALTKVGLRSAKP, from the coding sequence ATGAAGAGAACACGACGGAATCACGGGGCCACGTTTAAGGCGCAAGTCGCCTTGGCGGCGGTCAAAGGCGACAAGACCCTTGCCGAACTAGCCGAGCAATTTGGCGTCCATCCCACCCAGATCACCGAATGGAAGCAGCAATTGCTGGCGCGAGCGGCGGACGTATTTGGCGGGACCAAACCGACGGCGGACACGCCGGATCTCAAGACCCTTCACGCGAAGATCGGCCAACTGGCCCTGGAGAATGATTTTTTAGCCGGGGCGCTCACCAAGGTGGGCTTGCGGAGCGCAAAGCCATGA
- a CDS encoding Inositol-1-monophosphatase (MaGe:77309537) has protein sequence MLDSSLPIEIPVSLLLETAIHAAKQAGAVLSHYTHTGFRVENKSALDLVTEADHAAEQCVIDTILASYPDHGFLAEERGRIGQMQSPYVWIIDPLDGTTNFAHGFPTYCVSIGLEYNKECVLGVVYDPTRDELFSATRGGGARINDRPIHVSQTAQLDRALLVTGFAYNIRETPNNNLDHFARFALRVQGLRRTGSAALDLCYVAAGRFDGFWEVQLNPWDMAAGVTILREAGGKVTNFRGRSHSLYEQELVASNERLHDAMISVIQESLDSHASSPR, from the coding sequence ATGCTTGACTCATCTCTCCCCATTGAAATACCTGTTTCCTTGCTCTTGGAAACTGCCATTCATGCCGCGAAACAAGCAGGTGCAGTTCTCTCGCATTACACACACACGGGTTTCCGAGTCGAAAACAAGAGTGCTCTTGATCTCGTCACAGAGGCAGATCATGCCGCCGAGCAATGCGTCATCGATACGATTCTTGCCAGCTATCCCGATCACGGATTTCTCGCAGAAGAACGAGGACGAATTGGACAAATGCAGTCGCCCTATGTCTGGATTATTGACCCACTCGACGGCACCACAAATTTTGCCCATGGCTTTCCTACATATTGCGTATCCATTGGCCTTGAATACAACAAGGAGTGTGTGCTTGGCGTTGTGTACGATCCTACTCGCGACGAACTATTCAGCGCCACACGCGGTGGCGGAGCGCGAATCAATGATCGGCCAATTCATGTCTCTCAAACCGCACAACTAGATCGGGCCCTCTTGGTAACAGGCTTTGCTTACAACATTCGAGAAACCCCGAATAACAATCTCGATCACTTTGCTCGCTTTGCGCTTCGAGTCCAGGGGCTTCGCCGCACAGGATCAGCAGCCCTCGATCTGTGTTATGTCGCAGCAGGGCGATTCGATGGATTTTGGGAAGTACAACTTAACCCGTGGGATATGGCAGCAGGGGTGACGATTCTTAGAGAAGCCGGAGGAAAAGTAACAAATTTTCGCGGGCGATCGCACTCGCTCTACGAGCAGGAGTTGGTCGCAAGTAATGAGCGTCTCCACGATGCTATGATTTCGGTAATTCAGGAATCCTTAGACAGCCACGCTTCATCGCCCCGGTGA
- a CDS encoding Type-5 uracil-DNA glycosylase (MaGe:77309522): MRSLTLLNRAITDCAACPRLVAYRETVAQTKRRQYREWTYWGRPIPGFGDQHAELYVLGLAPAAHGGNRTGRIFTGDRSGDWLYEALHRFGFANQATSAHRDDGLALANCYIGATVRCAPPGNKPLPSEFEQCGRFLREELRLLTRKRVVITLGKIAFDHYLKTCRASGQIIPSPVPKFGHGVAYRLPGGDLLLGSYHPSQQNTFTGKLTRPMFHSVFAQARHELDGPGSHL, translated from the coding sequence ATGCGCTCACTAACCTTACTGAATCGCGCGATCACCGACTGCGCGGCCTGTCCGCGCCTGGTGGCCTACCGGGAAACTGTGGCACAGACCAAACGCAGACAGTATCGGGAATGGACGTACTGGGGACGGCCGATCCCCGGATTCGGCGACCAGCACGCGGAACTATATGTGCTGGGACTCGCACCGGCGGCTCATGGCGGAAATCGAACGGGGCGCATCTTCACCGGCGATCGCAGCGGGGACTGGCTGTACGAAGCCTTGCATCGCTTCGGGTTCGCCAACCAAGCCACCTCGGCTCACCGAGACGACGGATTGGCGCTGGCAAATTGTTACATCGGCGCGACCGTCCGCTGCGCCCCGCCTGGAAATAAGCCGTTGCCCAGTGAATTTGAACAGTGCGGCCGATTCTTGCGCGAGGAACTGCGGCTGCTCACGCGGAAACGCGTCGTCATTACGCTCGGGAAGATTGCTTTCGATCACTATCTGAAAACCTGCCGGGCCAGCGGGCAGATCATCCCGTCTCCCGTGCCAAAATTCGGCCACGGCGTCGCGTACCGCCTCCCAGGGGGAGACCTCCTACTCGGCTCCTATCACCCCAGCCAGCAGAACACGTTTACCGGGAAGCTGACCCGGCCGATGTTTCACTCGGTCTTTGCACAAGCACGCCATGAACTCGACGGTCCAGGCTCGCACCTCTAG
- a CDS encoding hypothetical protein (Evidence 5 : Unknown function; MaGe:77309527) translates to MKMDAYPSEVLDGGEKESCLARVPLGHLAMSILHIPCIARCSVLTALERFHRIVVSFAGTHYV, encoded by the coding sequence GTGAAAATGGATGCATATCCTTCTGAAGTACTGGATGGAGGGGAGAAAGAGTCCTGTTTGGCCCGTGTTCCACTAGGCCATTTGGCCATGTCTATATTACACATACCATGCATTGCAAGGTGCTCGGTCTTGACAGCTCTAGAACGCTTCCATAGGATTGTGGTTAGTTTTGCTGGGACACACTATGTATAG
- a CDS encoding UDP-3-O-acyl-N-acetylglucosamine deacetylase (MaGe:77309535) has product MRNQQTLAAPITCSGVGLHSGQPTTITLRPAPVNTGVVFVNRNGKSGASLPASIEHLVPTELCTAISGNGFQVKTIEHVLAALSGLGVDNVYIDVTAGEIPVMDGSAAPFVRLIQSVGLTSQSRRQPYLKIMAPIEVCDGQKRVRIEPASTPKITYTIHYNHPMIKTQVYTHDCSAATFEHDIAEARTFGFLHEVQALWARGLGQGGSLENTVVLSENGIMNESGLRFSNEFVRHKVLDLIGDFSLLGMPFIGHLIAERSGHALHTRLVEQILEQPEKWILLNTESTSAESRKPVSISRSQPAVALQAS; this is encoded by the coding sequence GTGAGGAATCAGCAAACTCTAGCCGCTCCGATTACCTGCTCTGGCGTTGGGCTTCACTCGGGCCAGCCAACGACCATTACGCTCAGACCAGCGCCTGTAAATACAGGGGTCGTCTTCGTGAATCGGAACGGAAAGTCAGGAGCCTCTCTCCCTGCATCTATCGAACATTTGGTGCCGACCGAGCTATGCACTGCGATCAGCGGCAATGGCTTCCAGGTTAAGACGATTGAGCATGTGTTAGCTGCCCTGTCAGGACTTGGCGTCGACAATGTTTACATCGACGTGACTGCCGGGGAAATCCCTGTTATGGACGGAAGCGCCGCACCGTTTGTTCGATTGATCCAATCCGTCGGATTGACGTCTCAATCACGCCGTCAGCCCTATTTGAAAATTATGGCTCCCATCGAAGTATGCGACGGCCAAAAACGTGTGCGTATAGAGCCAGCTTCAACGCCAAAAATCACCTATACCATTCACTACAATCATCCAATGATCAAGACACAAGTCTATACACATGACTGTTCCGCGGCTACCTTTGAGCACGATATTGCAGAAGCCCGCACATTCGGATTTTTGCATGAAGTACAAGCTCTGTGGGCGCGCGGTCTCGGGCAAGGCGGGAGTCTTGAAAATACCGTAGTTCTCTCAGAGAACGGAATCATGAATGAATCCGGCCTTCGCTTCTCAAATGAATTCGTCCGCCACAAGGTCCTAGATCTTATTGGCGACTTCTCACTTCTTGGCATGCCTTTTATCGGCCACCTCATCGCCGAACGGTCCGGCCATGCGCTCCATACCCGCCTTGTCGAGCAAATCTTGGAACAGCCTGAAAAATGGATTCTACTCAACACAGAGTCCACTTCCGCTGAATCCAGGAAGCCGGTTTCGATCAGCCGGTCGCAGCCAGCCGTCGCACTTCAGGCCTCGTAA
- a CDS encoding transposase (MaGe:77309534): MIDRTHPLPVRRQCQLLKLARSTAYYQPTPVSGGELALMRRLDELHLLHPFAGARMLRDLLRQEGQAIGRRHVATLMRRMGLEALYRKPRTSHRHPAHTIYPYLLRDLTISRPNHVWAADITYIPMARGFVYLFAVLDWASRRVLAWRLSNTLTTDFCLEAVQDAVVRYGPPEIFNTDQGCQFTSQEFTGLLKHHDIQISMDGTGCWRDNVFVERLWKSIKYEEVYLHAYETVGTAHQGLERYLIFYNQQRPHRALDGQTPDQVYYDNLPARLTAA; encoded by the coding sequence ATGATCGATCGCACCCATCCACTGCCTGTGCGGCGGCAATGCCAGCTCCTGAAGCTGGCCCGGTCCACCGCGTACTATCAGCCGACGCCGGTGTCAGGGGGAGAGCTGGCGCTGATGCGGCGGCTGGACGAACTCCACCTGCTTCATCCGTTTGCCGGTGCCCGCATGCTGCGCGATCTCTTGCGGCAAGAGGGCCAGGCCATTGGAAGGCGACATGTGGCGACCTTGATGCGACGCATGGGCCTTGAGGCCCTGTATCGCAAGCCGCGCACGAGCCACCGGCATCCGGCCCACACCATCTATCCCTATCTCCTCAGGGATCTGACGATCAGTCGCCCCAATCACGTCTGGGCGGCGGATATCACCTACATTCCGATGGCGCGGGGCTTCGTATATCTGTTCGCCGTGCTCGACTGGGCCAGTCGTCGGGTGTTGGCGTGGCGGCTGTCCAACACGCTGACCACCGACTTCTGCCTGGAAGCAGTCCAGGACGCCGTGGTCCGCTATGGCCCACCGGAGATCTTCAATACGGATCAAGGGTGCCAGTTCACCAGCCAGGAGTTCACGGGGCTCCTGAAGCACCACGACATCCAGATCAGCATGGACGGGACAGGGTGTTGGCGGGACAACGTGTTCGTGGAACGACTGTGGAAAAGCATTAAATACGAGGAGGTCTATCTGCACGCCTACGAGACCGTCGGCACCGCACACCAGGGCTTGGAGCGCTACCTGATATTCTACAATCAGCAGCGACCACACCGGGCGCTTGACGGCCAGACGCCAGACCAGGTGTACTATGACAACCTGCCTGCACGGCTCACCGCCGCATAG
- a CDS encoding hypothetical protein (Evidence 4 : Unknown function but conserved in other organisms; MaGe:77309525), producing the protein MYRLFLILGLLIVFFTLLKSIYRNSKLAGRPSAPPLDGDQMVQDPVCGVFVPRKNAIVQQVGEGSNYFCSQECAAKFQEQRTS; encoded by the coding sequence ATGTATAGATTATTTCTGATTTTGGGATTGCTGATCGTGTTTTTCACGCTCTTAAAGAGCATCTATCGAAATTCAAAGCTGGCCGGTAGACCATCAGCTCCGCCATTAGATGGAGATCAGATGGTTCAAGATCCAGTCTGCGGAGTGTTCGTTCCTAGAAAAAATGCCATCGTTCAGCAGGTCGGAGAGGGCTCCAATTACTTTTGCAGTCAGGAATGCGCGGCGAAGTTTCAAGAGCAGCGAACGAGCTAG
- a CDS encoding hypothetical protein (Evidence 4 : Unknown function but conserved in other organisms; MaGe:77309538), with amino-acid sequence MATSTPPSDPMNSHQTGENPSDKATWDVELLRVLVSRQGTRVDAQWAIHPQLKQDLLPEEWKEVTDLMAKVTDIVGTRFSEVLQNVEPDPPGHA; translated from the coding sequence ATGGCAACATCAACGCCTCCCTCAGATCCAATGAACAGCCACCAGACAGGCGAGAACCCCAGCGACAAAGCCACCTGGGACGTAGAGCTTCTGCGCGTCCTCGTGAGCCGACAAGGAACTCGGGTCGATGCGCAATGGGCGATCCATCCTCAATTGAAACAGGATCTGCTTCCGGAAGAGTGGAAAGAAGTGACCGACCTGATGGCCAAGGTCACCGATATTGTCGGCACTCGCTTCTCTGAAGTTCTACAGAATGTTGAGCCCGATCCTCCCGGTCATGCCTGA
- a CDS encoding hypothetical protein (Evidence 4 : Unknown function but conserved in other organisms; MaGe:77309528) has translation MAEPKPLTYDEQKAAEAAFVGAPSNPKWTEAAQLLYVRLSATVQARSKEMVGASIGPALHDRDTSRR, from the coding sequence ATGGCAGAACCAAAACCACTCACCTACGATGAGCAGAAGGCTGCCGAGGCAGCGTTCGTAGGAGCGCCTTCGAATCCGAAATGGACCGAGGCGGCTCAGTTGCTCTACGTCAGGCTTTCGGCGACCGTCCAGGCTCGTTCGAAAGAAATGGTCGGCGCGTCGATTGGACCCGCGCTTCACGATAGAGATACGTCTCGTCGATGA
- a CDS encoding Alkyl hydroperoxide reductase AhpD (MaGe:77309539), with protein sequence MESYYHAHDLGKFSEMGKGNKDLWDKFMSYYSAVFAEGALTEREKALIALAVAHAVQCPYCIDAYTQASLEKGSNIEEMTEAVHVACAIRGGASLVHGVQMRNVAEKLSM encoded by the coding sequence ATGGAATCGTATTATCACGCACACGATTTGGGTAAATTCTCCGAGATGGGTAAGGGTAATAAGGATCTCTGGGACAAGTTCATGAGCTACTACAGCGCGGTATTCGCGGAGGGAGCCTTGACGGAGCGGGAGAAGGCGTTAATTGCCCTCGCCGTCGCACATGCCGTGCAATGCCCCTATTGCATCGATGCCTACACGCAAGCATCGCTTGAGAAGGGGTCGAATATTGAGGAAATGACCGAAGCGGTGCATGTCGCCTGCGCGATTAGGGGAGGCGCGTCGCTCGTGCACGGGGTCCAGATGCGGAATGTCGCCGAGAAGCTGTCGATGTAG
- a CDS encoding transposase (MaGe:77309531) — protein sequence MIDRTHPLPVRRQCQLLKLARSTAYYHPTPVSETVLVLMRRIDELHLAHPFAGARMLRDLLRQEGQTIGRRHVATLMRRMGIEALYRKPHLSHRHPAHRVYPYLLRDLAIIRPNHVWAADITYIPMARGFVYLFAVLDWASRRVLAWRLSNTLTTDFCLEAVQDAVGRYGPPEIFNTDQGCQFTSQEFTGLLNNHGIQISMDGKGCWRDNVFVERLWKSIKYEEVYLHAYETISAAHQGLERYLTFYNQTRPHRVLDGQTPDQVYYDHLTTRRTAA from the coding sequence ATGATCGATCGCACCCATCCACTGCCTGTACGGCGGCAATGCCAGCTGCTGAAACTGGCCCGCTCGACCGCCTACTACCACCCGACGCCGGTATCAGAGACGGTGCTCGTACTGATGCGACGGATCGATGAGCTGCATCTGGCCCATCCGTTTGCCGGCGCCCGCATGCTGCGCGATCTCTTGCGGCAAGAGGGCCAGACCATCGGGCGGCGGCATGTGGCCACCCTGATGCGCCGCATGGGTATTGAGGCCCTGTATCGGAAGCCGCACCTCAGCCACCGGCATCCTGCCCACCGGGTCTATCCCTATCTCCTGCGCGACCTGGCGATCATCCGCCCCAATCACGTCTGGGCCGCCGATATTACCTACATCCCAATGGCGCGGGGCTTCGTGTATCTGTTCGCCGTGCTCGACTGGGCCAGTCGCCGGGTGTTGGCGTGGCGGTTGTCCAACACGCTGACGACCGATTTCTGTCTCGAAGCGGTGCAGGACGCCGTGGGCCGCTATGGCCCACCGGAGATCTTCAATACGGATCAAGGGTGCCAGTTCACCAGCCAGGAGTTCACGGGGCTCCTGAACAACCACGGCATCCAGATCAGCATGGACGGGAAAGGCTGTTGGCGGGACAACGTGTTCGTGGAACGACTGTGGAAAAGCATCAAATACGAGGAGGTGTATCTGCATGCGTACGAGACCATCAGCGCCGCCCACCAGGGGTTAGAGCGCTACCTGACGTTCTACAACCAGACCAGGCCGCACCGAGTGCTTGACGGCCAGACGCCTGACCAGGTGTATTATGACCATCTGACGACACGGCGGACCGCCGCGTAA
- a CDS encoding SLT domain-containing protein (MaGe:77309521): MAESGARIVYWVLTGFLSWGAGQAWAEPVQGHFEGKDAAKSESGFRDLLLPEPLDNQAEPEDRLVILPEIKREGERHFLSSFKLPDKLTFGGVPVPLDNWQVRERIEYEFYQFLEDQGESIILAKRTGRCFPPAEKQLADAGLPDDLKYMLLVESKCIAAAYSKAKASGPWQFIPSTGKRYRLKSDSVLDERRNLEMSTEAAVKYLKYLKDFQQNDWFLAMASYNAGEERVRKLLKEQKITDYWKMHGPRETMRYVPRIIAAKEIYSQPEKYLGLSKKDLYVPLETETVTVNVKESQRSLTAIAEEYGTYFLELKMLNPEFKKDVLPPGTYQIRVPRQTCPSRCFKQAKTP, from the coding sequence ATGGCAGAGTCTGGTGCGCGAATTGTCTATTGGGTTTTGACAGGTTTTCTTAGCTGGGGGGCAGGCCAGGCTTGGGCGGAACCGGTCCAAGGGCATTTTGAAGGCAAGGACGCGGCAAAATCCGAATCTGGATTTCGCGACCTTCTCCTTCCTGAACCGCTGGACAATCAAGCCGAGCCGGAAGATCGATTGGTCATTCTCCCGGAAATTAAGCGGGAAGGGGAGCGGCATTTTCTGAGTTCGTTCAAATTGCCAGACAAACTGACGTTCGGAGGGGTTCCGGTTCCACTGGATAATTGGCAGGTCAGAGAGCGCATCGAATACGAGTTCTATCAATTTTTAGAAGATCAGGGCGAAAGCATTATTCTGGCGAAGCGCACTGGGCGGTGCTTCCCGCCGGCTGAAAAACAGCTGGCCGATGCCGGGCTGCCGGACGACCTGAAGTACATGCTCTTGGTCGAGAGCAAATGCATTGCGGCCGCCTATTCCAAGGCCAAAGCCTCCGGCCCCTGGCAATTTATCCCGTCGACTGGGAAGCGGTATCGCCTCAAGAGCGATTCAGTGCTCGATGAGCGCCGCAACCTTGAAATGTCGACAGAGGCCGCCGTCAAGTACCTGAAGTATCTAAAAGACTTTCAACAGAACGATTGGTTCTTGGCGATGGCGTCCTATAATGCCGGCGAGGAGCGCGTGCGCAAGCTCCTCAAGGAGCAGAAGATCACCGACTATTGGAAGATGCACGGCCCGCGTGAAACCATGCGCTACGTGCCCCGGATCATTGCCGCGAAAGAGATCTACTCACAACCTGAAAAGTATTTGGGGTTGAGCAAGAAAGATCTCTATGTGCCGTTGGAAACCGAGACGGTCACGGTAAATGTGAAAGAATCGCAACGGTCCTTGACCGCCATTGCCGAAGAATATGGGACGTATTTCCTGGAGCTGAAGATGCTCAACCCCGAGTTCAAGAAGGATGTCCTGCCTCCAGGCACCTATCAGATCAGGGTTCCGCGGCAAACGTGCCCGAGCCGCTGTTTCAAACAGGCGAAAACCCCATAA
- a CDS encoding hypothetical protein (Evidence 5 : Unknown function; MaGe:77309530): MYPVLRWALQERPMTRKRHTEEQIIAVLKDAQAG, translated from the coding sequence GTGTACCCTGTGCTGAGATGGGCCTTACAGGAGAGGCCCATGACCAGGAAACGACACACGGAGGAACAGATCATCGCGGTGCTCAAGGATGCCCAAGCGGGTA
- a CDS encoding HARE-HTH domain-containing protein (MaGe:77309536): MDELTDILVGLGQRIHAYKNRFQELEKKKRRLDDEIATIKKYLELAETLYRVEADKAKLASLSSQIIPDDNKGVRTLPVTDVTDQSREILLGRSKYVGKSVPEATYEILRESHRPMHAKELLQRLAEGGLQIKGKTPLTSVATSLKRDKRFRKVGPNTFEALEDVLVQAV; the protein is encoded by the coding sequence GTGGACGAATTAACTGATATTCTTGTAGGTCTTGGGCAGCGAATTCACGCCTATAAGAATAGGTTTCAAGAACTTGAGAAAAAGAAACGTCGGCTGGATGATGAGATCGCAACGATCAAGAAGTACCTCGAACTTGCCGAGACGCTTTACCGAGTAGAAGCGGATAAAGCGAAGCTTGCCAGTCTCTCCAGTCAAATTATTCCCGATGATAATAAGGGCGTGCGGACTCTTCCGGTGACGGACGTCACGGATCAGTCGCGTGAAATTCTCTTAGGCCGTAGCAAGTACGTCGGAAAGAGCGTTCCCGAAGCGACGTATGAAATCTTACGCGAGTCCCACCGTCCCATGCATGCGAAGGAATTGTTGCAACGACTTGCAGAAGGTGGGTTGCAGATCAAAGGGAAAACGCCGCTGACTTCTGTGGCGACGTCACTGAAGCGGGACAAGCGATTTAGGAAAGTCGGTCCGAATACGTTTGAAGCACTTGAGGATGTGTTGGTTCAAGCGGTGTAA